In one window of Gymnogyps californianus isolate 813 chromosome 7, ASM1813914v2, whole genome shotgun sequence DNA:
- the LOC127018700 gene encoding LOW QUALITY PROTEIN: inducible T-cell costimulator-like (The sequence of the model RefSeq protein was modified relative to this genomic sequence to represent the inferred CDS: deleted 2 bases in 1 codon; substituted 1 base at 1 genomic stop codon) → MNSSPSSQXTEGWCLCQASMKSVAVTFCVLCFQFEALYGVDSCSSRLCKNIDQPHVSDPQVMVEFENGNFKFTFPNPKNVSEFSMTLFKGHEKKEICALHLSEEKVIPKSNVTYCQTEHSNSSTTFILKNLERKHIDIYTYCLEMFLPPPYIDCRLKETYLYIQDKEDCISLGLMSWIIIGLIMFAMISCVCCVVACCLRNKNQQCESNSHEYNSEYMPMAAVNAAKNPRI, encoded by the exons ATGAATTCTTCCCCATCTTCACAGTAGACAGAAGGCTGGTGC CTGTGTCAGGCAAGCATGAAGTCGGTTGCTGTAACTTTCTGTGTCCTCTGCTTTCAGTTTGAAGCCCTATATG gagTTGATAGCTGCTCATCAAGACTGTGCAAAAACATTG ATCAGCCTCATGTCTCTGACCCCCAGGTGATGGTGGaatttgaaaatggaaacttCAAGTTCACATTCCCCAATCCCAAAAATGTGAGTGAGTTCAGCATGACCCTCTTCAAAGGGCATGAAAAGAAGGAGATCTGTGCACTTCATTTGAGCGAGGAGAAAGTTATCCCCAAGAGTAATGTCACCTACTGCCAGACAGAGCATTCAAATAGCAGCACCACTTTCATTCttaaaaatctggaaagaaagCATATCGACATTTATACCTACTGCCTGGAGATGTTCTTACCCCCTCCTTACATAGATTGCCGGCTGAAAGAAACCTATTTGTACATCCAAG ATAAGGAAGACTGCATTTCACTGGGACTCATGTCATGGATAATTATTGGCCTGATCATGTTTGCCATGATTTCCTGTGTCTGCTGTGTTGTAGCATGTTGCTTAAGGAACAAG AATCAGCAGTGTGAATCCAACTCCCATGAGTACAACAGTGAATACATGCCCATGGCAGCAGTGAATGCAGCTAAAAACCCAAGAATCTGA